In Kordia antarctica, the following proteins share a genomic window:
- a CDS encoding aspartate/glutamate racemase family protein, with translation MKKLGIISGMGTRAGLYFMNKLINRIEAPTDQDFPEFILHNNSKVPDRTLAIVYGQESPKDEIEKSIKMMHSLGVDYIVLTCITSYYYVNQLDEKLKKNIINPIEITLKALEKKGIKRVGLLATTGTLKSRLFHDQTHMEIVTLDATTQEDILMKGIYMKGGLKSSKISQEAFSLFKQAFNALKEQQVEVIIGGCSEMQIGYESLQTDIVYVDTISMLVEEVITKMDLKRTNEK, from the coding sequence TTGAAAAAACTAGGAATTATTTCCGGTATGGGTACACGCGCTGGGCTCTATTTTATGAATAAACTTATAAATAGAATAGAAGCGCCTACAGATCAAGACTTTCCTGAGTTTATACTTCATAATAACAGCAAAGTTCCAGATAGGACACTCGCAATTGTCTATGGTCAAGAATCACCAAAAGATGAAATAGAAAAGTCAATTAAAATGATGCATTCCTTAGGAGTAGATTATATAGTCTTGACATGTATTACATCCTATTATTATGTAAATCAATTAGATGAAAAACTAAAAAAAAATATAATAAACCCGATCGAAATCACGCTAAAAGCTTTAGAAAAAAAGGGAATTAAAAGAGTAGGATTGTTAGCAACCACTGGCACTTTAAAATCTAGACTCTTTCATGACCAAACTCATATGGAAATTGTTACTCTTGATGCAACCACGCAAGAAGATATTCTCATGAAAGGCATATATATGAAAGGCGGATTAAAATCATCAAAAATTTCACAAGAAGCATTTTCACTTTTTAAGCAAGCATTCAATGCGCTCAAAGAACAACAAGTTGAAGTCATCATTGGTGGCTGTTCTGAAATGCAAATAGGATACGAAAGCCTACAAACCGATATTGTTTATGTGGACACAATATCTATGCTGGTGGAAGAAGTTATTACAAAAATGGATTTGAAAAGAACTAATGAAAAATAA
- a CDS encoding condensation domain-containing protein: MSFRKNHIEELLEELRENKIHISLGDDVLKLKFNGTKPAPVLIEKLKAHKQELLGFLKDKENNQIAKVEISDTGYPLSSSQFRLWIISQIEKYSISYNMPFQIVLEEEINASLLEKSISSVIKRHESLRTVFKKNEEGEIQQWIITPEALNFELNVIDVSLKEDAETLANKTIKEDYYVPFDLENGPLIRCMLLKINEKKWLFYFNMHHIISDGWSIHIFSRDIMQFYKSYAEGKTPVLPELSIQYKDYAKWQRIQLKTAENKKDKAFWETIFSDEIPVLELPSHQARPNARTNNGHLLRMYLPESETKNINTYISGKGGTLFMFLIASLNTLLYRYSGSDDIILGTPVAGREHLALENQIGFYVNTLAIRTKMNAAMSFNALYNQTKQHILEVYAHQKYPFDQLIDDLKIKTSINRNPLFDVLVILQNFTNSKNTEEFKVKNIGAVESYGAVASKFDLTFCFAEIGGLLSIDLNYNTDIYNDDTMRELLLNYRKLVQQATNSEALNIQDFTISLEVIKEETVSTTDKKEYDDFLEKINNEMSDDF; encoded by the coding sequence ATGTCATTTAGAAAAAATCACATAGAAGAATTACTAGAAGAACTCAGAGAAAATAAAATTCATATTTCTCTAGGAGATGATGTTCTTAAACTCAAGTTTAATGGAACAAAACCAGCGCCTGTTCTTATAGAAAAATTAAAAGCTCATAAGCAGGAGTTACTGGGTTTTCTAAAGGATAAAGAAAACAATCAAATAGCGAAAGTAGAGATTTCAGATACTGGATATCCGTTATCTTCTTCACAATTTCGCTTGTGGATTATATCTCAAATAGAGAAGTATTCTATTTCTTACAATATGCCTTTCCAAATAGTTTTGGAAGAAGAAATTAACGCTTCACTATTAGAAAAATCAATTTCTTCTGTTATCAAACGACATGAATCACTGAGAACGGTTTTTAAGAAAAATGAAGAAGGTGAAATTCAACAATGGATTATAACTCCTGAAGCATTAAATTTTGAACTGAATGTTATTGATGTATCACTTAAAGAAGATGCTGAAACTTTAGCGAATAAAACAATAAAAGAAGATTATTATGTTCCTTTCGATTTAGAAAACGGACCATTAATACGATGTATGCTATTAAAAATTAATGAAAAGAAATGGCTTTTCTACTTTAACATGCATCATATAATTAGCGATGGTTGGTCTATTCATATATTTTCTAGAGATATTATGCAATTTTATAAATCATATGCCGAAGGAAAAACACCTGTATTACCTGAACTAAGTATCCAGTATAAAGATTATGCTAAATGGCAACGCATACAATTAAAAACAGCAGAGAATAAAAAAGACAAAGCTTTTTGGGAAACTATTTTTAGTGATGAAATCCCTGTATTGGAATTGCCTTCTCACCAAGCAAGACCAAATGCAAGAACAAATAATGGTCACCTTTTACGAATGTATTTACCAGAAAGTGAGACCAAAAACATCAACACCTATATTTCTGGCAAAGGAGGAACTCTGTTTATGTTCTTAATTGCATCTTTAAATACGTTACTATACAGGTATTCAGGAAGCGATGATATAATATTAGGAACGCCAGTTGCAGGAAGAGAACATCTAGCATTAGAAAATCAAATAGGATTTTATGTAAATACACTAGCTATAAGAACGAAAATGAATGCTGCAATGTCGTTTAATGCATTATATAATCAAACAAAGCAGCATATATTAGAAGTCTATGCGCATCAAAAATATCCATTTGATCAATTAATTGACGATCTCAAAATAAAAACAAGTATAAATAGAAATCCGCTTTTTGATGTATTGGTCATACTCCAAAACTTTACAAATTCTAAAAACACGGAAGAATTTAAAGTGAAAAATATAGGTGCAGTAGAATCGTATGGTGCTGTGGCTTCTAAATTTGATCTTACATTCTGTTTTGCTGAAATAGGAGGATTGTTAAGTATAGACTTAAATTATAATACAGATATTTATAATGATGATACCATGCGCGAATTACTGCTTAACTATAGGAAACTAGTACAGCAAGCAACAAATTCTGAAGCACTAAACATACAAGATTTTACTATATCGTTAGAAGTAATTAAAGAAGAAACTGTTTCTACAACAGATAAAAAAGAATACGACGATTTTCTAGAAAAAATAAATAATGAAATGAGTGATGATTTTTAG
- a CDS encoding nuclear transport factor 2 family protein — MKKTTCMLFLMFLGIQLLSAQTEIEKITTTLTHYIEGTANGEPERIAKAFHPDLNLYYVDGDSIKGRSGKRYIENFVQGVKKNRIGRIISIDYENDAAMAKAEIIMPKSKKRYIDYFLLLKEKGEWKIVHKSYTHHKFQE; from the coding sequence ATGAAAAAAACAACATGTATGCTATTCCTTATGTTTTTAGGAATACAGCTCTTATCAGCTCAAACCGAAATAGAGAAAATTACAACTACGCTGACACATTATATTGAAGGAACAGCAAATGGTGAGCCCGAAAGAATAGCAAAGGCATTTCATCCAGATTTAAACCTATATTATGTAGATGGTGACAGTATTAAAGGCAGATCAGGAAAAAGATACATTGAGAATTTTGTACAAGGAGTTAAGAAAAACCGAATTGGAAGAATTATATCTATCGATTATGAAAACGATGCTGCTATGGCAAAAGCAGAAATTATTATGCCAAAATCTAAAAAAAGATACATTGACTATTTCTTATTACTGAAGGAAAAAGGCGAATGGAAAATAGTTCATAAATCATACACACATCATAAGTTTCAAGAATAA
- a CDS encoding type I polyketide synthase has translation MKNNYENDIAIIGMAGKFPKAKNIAEYWKNLKSGVNSIQAADAETIRNLGINENTINNPLFINASSRLENAKYFDADFFGLSNAEAILMDPQIRLLLENSWHALEDAGYAGDNSDIAIANYCGMSTNSYLMRILGTNALTEPVDFLMYRILNEKDFLATWISYKLNLTGAAMTVQTACSTSLLAVHLACQGLLNHECDMAMAGGVSFDSSESIGYFYIPESIYARDGVCRPFDKNASGTVMGSGVATVILKRAEDAIRDKDQIYGLIKGTAVNNDGSNKQGYSTPSVNFQRDVILEALAVSDINPDSIGMIEAHGTGTKIGDPIEVTALSEAFREYTTKDQFCALGSVKANIGHLDAAAGVASLIKAVMCVNEGVLPPNINYNEANPALQLKTSPFYVNKSVEPWSDSFEIRRAGISSLGVGGTNVHVIVEQPPTKATSTKDIDQSYIISLSAENLENLQKQKENLVNYITATPEIDLRNIEYTTLYCRKLMPYRFNAISHNKEELLSQLASEKLEGCFESKGELTSGVFVFPGQGSQYSKMAYDLYNQNLAFKKDMDTCFEFLTELTATIFKDIIFSDDQQEALNQTQNTQVALFIVEYCLAKELIRNGIKPKAMIGHSLGEYVAACIAEVFTLQEALTLVYHRGRLMGMMPKGSMAIVRKNEEELTPLLMQSVSICVYNIIDSVVIGGETAAIDKQIALLKSQEINCEKLRVSHAFHTSMMAGVLEEFTAILSKINFKEPSVSIYSTYTGKEVSSKELTSGQYWLDQIMNPVQFTEAVDQVRKNVTNPVFIEVGPGNGLSSFIKAAYGQDMKTVHMLPSSSDTTSALLQYTRGKALLNNLGIAFSKPENALGKTISLPGYAFSKNYFWKPQLQIGYENFEDIKVSHHQKNEKFENDRLRLTVEVGMQNDKHISEELLNDLDQIHKEYRKKIKALFPNNNKVISERIEVLYNDIQHKETTGKHAITNTNLETRRGNSIYVEPETEMAKVIAGIWGEVLGYEKVGILDNYFEMGGNSLLATQLLNRILIRTEVELTISDILTKNTLKELVQLVESKKDQHEGSEYENELII, from the coding sequence ATGAAAAACAATTATGAAAATGACATTGCTATTATTGGAATGGCAGGCAAATTTCCGAAAGCTAAGAACATTGCAGAATACTGGAAAAACCTCAAAAGTGGTGTAAATAGTATACAAGCAGCAGATGCGGAAACTATACGAAACTTAGGGATTAATGAAAATACGATAAACAATCCATTATTTATCAATGCAAGTTCAAGGTTAGAAAATGCAAAGTATTTTGATGCTGACTTTTTTGGGTTATCAAATGCTGAAGCCATTCTAATGGATCCACAAATTCGCTTACTACTCGAAAATAGTTGGCATGCTTTGGAAGACGCAGGTTACGCAGGAGATAATTCAGATATAGCAATTGCAAACTATTGCGGCATGTCTACAAACTCTTACCTAATGCGTATTTTAGGAACAAACGCATTAACGGAACCAGTAGATTTTTTAATGTATAGAATTTTAAATGAAAAAGATTTTCTAGCGACATGGATATCATATAAACTAAATCTAACTGGAGCAGCAATGACTGTTCAAACAGCATGTTCTACATCATTATTAGCTGTGCATTTAGCATGTCAAGGTTTATTAAATCATGAATGTGACATGGCAATGGCAGGTGGAGTTTCTTTTGATTCTAGTGAAAGCATTGGTTATTTCTATATTCCCGAATCTATTTATGCACGAGATGGAGTTTGCAGACCTTTTGATAAAAATGCTAGTGGAACAGTTATGGGAAGCGGCGTGGCAACTGTTATTTTAAAAAGAGCTGAAGATGCAATTAGAGATAAAGATCAAATCTATGGACTCATAAAAGGAACAGCTGTTAATAATGATGGATCAAACAAACAAGGCTATTCAACGCCAAGTGTCAACTTTCAGCGAGATGTAATTCTTGAAGCATTAGCTGTATCAGATATAAATCCTGATTCCATAGGAATGATTGAAGCACATGGAACAGGAACCAAAATAGGAGATCCAATAGAAGTAACAGCACTATCAGAAGCTTTTAGAGAATACACAACAAAAGACCAATTTTGCGCATTAGGTTCTGTAAAAGCTAATATCGGACACTTGGATGCTGCTGCCGGAGTTGCTTCCTTAATCAAAGCAGTTATGTGCGTGAATGAAGGTGTATTGCCACCAAACATCAATTATAATGAAGCAAACCCTGCATTACAATTAAAAACATCTCCTTTTTATGTGAATAAATCTGTAGAACCTTGGTCAGATTCTTTTGAAATAAGAAGAGCAGGAATAAGTTCTCTTGGAGTTGGAGGAACAAATGTGCATGTTATTGTAGAGCAACCACCAACAAAAGCAACAAGTACTAAAGATATAGATCAGTCATATATAATCAGTTTATCTGCTGAGAATTTAGAAAATCTGCAAAAACAAAAAGAAAACCTTGTAAACTACATCACAGCGACTCCCGAAATAGACTTAAGAAATATTGAGTATACAACTTTATATTGTAGAAAGTTAATGCCATATCGATTTAATGCTATAAGTCATAATAAAGAAGAATTATTATCTCAATTAGCAAGTGAAAAACTAGAAGGTTGTTTTGAAAGTAAAGGAGAATTAACTTCTGGTGTTTTTGTATTTCCTGGACAAGGAAGTCAATATAGTAAGATGGCGTATGATCTTTATAATCAGAATCTTGCGTTTAAAAAAGACATGGATACTTGTTTTGAATTTCTTACTGAACTCACAGCAACTATTTTTAAAGATATTATTTTTTCTGACGATCAACAAGAAGCATTAAATCAGACTCAAAATACACAAGTTGCATTATTTATAGTAGAATATTGCTTAGCGAAAGAATTGATTCGAAATGGCATAAAACCAAAAGCTATGATTGGTCATAGTTTGGGCGAATATGTAGCAGCTTGTATTGCCGAAGTTTTTACACTACAAGAAGCATTAACACTTGTATATCACAGAGGCCGCTTAATGGGAATGATGCCTAAAGGAAGTATGGCAATTGTTAGAAAAAATGAAGAAGAACTAACGCCTTTACTTATGCAATCTGTTTCTATATGTGTTTACAATATTATAGATAGTGTAGTAATTGGTGGTGAAACAGCAGCTATAGACAAGCAAATTGCATTATTAAAAAGTCAAGAAATTAACTGTGAAAAATTGAGAGTTTCTCATGCCTTTCATACTTCTATGATGGCAGGTGTGTTGGAAGAGTTTACTGCAATTTTATCCAAGATAAACTTCAAAGAACCATCTGTAAGTATATATTCTACATATACAGGAAAAGAAGTATCTTCTAAAGAATTAACTTCGGGACAATATTGGCTAGATCAAATTATGAATCCAGTACAATTTACGGAAGCAGTTGATCAAGTACGTAAGAATGTGACAAATCCAGTGTTTATTGAAGTAGGACCCGGAAATGGATTATCATCTTTCATAAAAGCTGCTTATGGACAAGACATGAAGACCGTTCATATGCTTCCATCTTCTTCAGATACAACAAGTGCTTTGCTGCAATATACCAGAGGAAAAGCATTGCTAAACAACTTAGGAATTGCATTTAGTAAACCCGAAAACGCTTTAGGCAAAACAATTTCATTACCTGGTTATGCTTTCTCTAAAAATTATTTTTGGAAGCCTCAATTGCAGATCGGATATGAAAATTTTGAAGACATAAAAGTTTCTCACCATCAAAAAAATGAAAAATTTGAGAATGATCGTTTGCGTTTGACAGTAGAGGTTGGAATGCAAAATGACAAACATATTTCAGAAGAATTGCTAAACGATTTAGATCAAATTCATAAAGAGTATCGCAAGAAGATCAAGGCGTTGTTCCCAAACAATAACAAAGTAATTTCTGAAAGAATAGAAGTACTGTATAATGATATACAGCATAAAGAAACAACAGGAAAGCATGCTATTACTAATACAAATTTAGAAACTAGAAGAGGTAATAGTATTTATGTTGAACCAGAGACAGAAATGGCAAAAGTAATTGCTGGTATTTGGGGTGAAGTCTTAGGATATGAAAAAGTTGGAATATTAGACAATTATTTTGAAATGGGAGGAAACTCATTATTAGCTACACAATTGTTAAATAGAATTTTAATACGTACAGAAGTAGAGTTAACAATTTCGGATATTCTTACCAAGAATACTTTAAAAGAACTAGTACAACTTGTAGAAAGTAAGAAAGATCAGCATGAAGGCTCAGAATATGAAAATGAACTTATCATCTAA